A genomic segment from Streptomyces sp. NBC_00459 encodes:
- a CDS encoding aldo/keto reductase, whose protein sequence is MRASARSSYREGVIRVGLCRLHRADAPYFIGESVSALDRMRREEKIERIGLSNVTASQIVKARSITSVDAVQNRQGAAHTESADALRLYERQSVPFFSHVPCAAARL, encoded by the coding sequence ATGAGAGCCTCCGCGAGGAGCTCGTACCGTGAAGGCGTGATTCGGGTCGGCCTCTGTCGCCTGCACCGCGCCGACGCCCCATACTTCATCGGAGAAAGCGTCTCAGCTCTCGACCGAATGCGGAGAGAAGAGAAGATCGAGCGGATCGGACTTTCGAACGTCACCGCGTCGCAAATCGTGAAAGCCCGTTCCATCACTTCGGTCGACGCCGTACAGAATCGCCAAGGCGCAGCCCACACGGAATCCGCTGATGCGTTGCGCCTGTACGAGAGACAGTCCGTTCCCTTCTTCTCGCACGTTCCGTGTGCGGCAGCCCGTTTGTGA
- the ligA gene encoding NAD-dependent DNA ligase LigA, whose amino-acid sequence MTGMTTPAAVIVDAAAYAQAVEDATKASAAYYTGGTSVLDDDAYDRLVRGIAAWEAGHPDQVLPESPTGKVAGGAVDGDVPHTVAMLSLDNVFSPDEFTAWTTSLARRIGRDVTRFSVEPKLDGLAIAARYTRGRLTRLITRGDGTAGEDVSHAIGTIEGLPAELAEPVTVEVRGEVLMTTAQFEYANTARTAHGGPPFANPRGASAGTLRARDRAYTVPMTFFGYGLLPVPGTETAQAGRLAELAHSDLMTLAGELGVNTTATTAVPGVTADTVEQVLARVREIAALRAELPFGIDGIVIKADLAADQQAAGSGSRAPRWAIAYKLPAVEKITRLLAVEWNVGRTGIIAPRGVLEPVEIDGATITYATLHNPGDITRRDLRLGDHVMVHRAGDVIPRVEAPVAHLRTGDEQPIVFPEVCPQCGAGIDTSEQRWRCENGRNCHLVAALSYAAGRDQLDIEGLGHTRVVQLVDAGLVKDLADLFGLTREQLLGLERMGETSTDNLVAAIGAAKGQPLSRVLCALGVRGTGRSMSRRIARYFATMDNIRAADADAMRQVEGIGTEKAPSIVAELAELAPLIDKLAAAGVNMTEPGATPPAATVDGADGLAEAAEPTGGPLTGMSVVVTGAMTGVLEKLSRNQMNELVERAGGRSSSSVSKKTSLVVAGEGAGSKRAKAETLGIRLATPEEFAALVTDYVD is encoded by the coding sequence ATGACGGGTATGACAACACCAGCTGCAGTGATCGTGGATGCCGCCGCCTACGCGCAGGCTGTCGAGGACGCGACCAAGGCGTCGGCCGCCTACTACACGGGCGGCACCTCCGTGCTCGACGACGACGCCTACGACCGGCTGGTGCGCGGCATCGCGGCGTGGGAGGCCGGTCATCCCGACCAGGTGCTGCCCGAATCACCGACGGGGAAGGTAGCCGGCGGCGCCGTGGACGGGGATGTCCCGCACACGGTCGCGATGCTGAGTCTGGACAACGTGTTCTCGCCCGATGAGTTCACCGCCTGGACGACGTCGCTGGCCCGGCGTATCGGCCGCGACGTCACCCGCTTCAGCGTCGAGCCGAAGCTCGACGGTCTCGCGATCGCCGCCCGCTACACCAGAGGCCGCCTCACCCGGCTGATCACGCGGGGCGACGGTACGGCCGGGGAGGACGTCTCGCACGCCATCGGCACCATCGAAGGCCTGCCCGCGGAGCTCGCCGAACCCGTGACGGTGGAGGTGCGCGGCGAAGTTCTCATGACCACCGCCCAGTTCGAGTACGCGAACACCGCGCGGACGGCACACGGCGGGCCGCCGTTCGCCAACCCGCGCGGCGCCTCGGCAGGCACCCTGCGCGCCAGGGACCGCGCGTACACCGTGCCCATGACGTTCTTCGGATACGGACTGCTCCCCGTGCCCGGAACCGAGACCGCGCAGGCCGGGCGGCTGGCCGAGCTCGCGCACAGCGACCTCATGACGCTGGCCGGCGAGCTCGGGGTGAACACCACCGCGACCACCGCCGTGCCCGGCGTCACCGCCGACACCGTCGAGCAGGTTCTGGCCCGCGTCAGAGAAATCGCCGCGCTGCGGGCGGAGTTGCCGTTCGGGATCGACGGGATCGTCATCAAGGCCGACCTCGCCGCCGACCAGCAGGCCGCCGGATCGGGATCGAGGGCCCCGCGTTGGGCGATCGCCTACAAGCTCCCGGCCGTGGAGAAGATCACTCGGCTGCTGGCGGTGGAGTGGAACGTGGGTCGCACCGGGATCATCGCGCCGCGCGGCGTGCTGGAGCCGGTCGAGATCGACGGCGCCACCATCACCTACGCCACACTGCACAACCCCGGTGACATCACCCGGCGTGACCTGCGTCTGGGCGACCACGTCATGGTCCACCGCGCCGGCGATGTCATCCCCCGCGTCGAAGCCCCGGTCGCCCATCTGCGCACCGGAGACGAGCAGCCCATCGTCTTCCCCGAGGTGTGTCCGCAGTGCGGAGCCGGCATCGACACCAGCGAGCAGCGCTGGCGGTGCGAGAACGGCCGTAACTGCCATCTGGTGGCCGCCCTCTCCTACGCCGCCGGGCGCGACCAGCTCGACATCGAAGGCCTGGGCCACACCCGCGTGGTCCAGCTCGTCGACGCCGGTCTGGTGAAGGATCTCGCCGACCTGTTCGGCCTCACCCGGGAGCAGTTGCTGGGCCTGGAGAGAATGGGTGAGACGAGTACGGACAATCTCGTCGCCGCGATCGGCGCGGCGAAGGGACAGCCGCTGTCACGGGTGCTGTGCGCGCTCGGGGTACGTGGCACCGGCCGCTCCATGTCCCGCCGTATCGCCCGGTACTTCGCCACCATGGACAACATCCGCGCCGCAGACGCCGACGCGATGCGGCAGGTCGAGGGCATCGGCACCGAGAAGGCCCCCTCCATCGTCGCCGAACTCGCCGAACTCGCCCCGCTCATCGACAAGCTCGCCGCGGCCGGAGTGAACATGACCGAGCCCGGCGCCACCCCACCCGCCGCCACGGTCGATGGTGCCGACGGCCTCGCGGAGGCCGCTGAGCCGACGGGTGGGCCCCTGACCGGGATGTCGGTCGTGGTGACCGGAGCGATGACCGGCGTACTGGAGAAGCTCAGCCGCAACCAGATGAACGAACTCGTCGAACGGGCCGGGGGCCGCTCCTCCTCCAGCGTCTCGAAGAAGACAAGCCTGGTCGTCGCCGGTGAGGGTGCCGGATCCAAACGCGCCAAGGCAGAAACCCTCGGTATCCGGCTGGCTACCCCGGAGGAATTCGCCGCCCTCGTCACCGACTACGTCGACTGA
- a CDS encoding pyridoxamine 5'-phosphate oxidase family protein, whose translation MAATQRRSRRIMMTPEELDEFLATQRMCRVATVSHDGAPHVSALWFAWDGTSLWLYSIVRSKRWADLRHDPRVAVVVDSGEGYDELRGVELSGAVEFVGEIPRTGEPCAELGASEALFARKNFGLEAMPHDGRHAWIRLTPTKTVSWDFRKL comes from the coding sequence ATGGCTGCGACTCAGCGCAGGAGCCGGAGAATCATGATGACGCCGGAGGAGCTGGACGAGTTCCTCGCCACCCAACGCATGTGCCGCGTCGCCACCGTCTCGCACGACGGCGCTCCGCATGTCAGTGCCCTCTGGTTCGCATGGGACGGCACCTCGTTGTGGCTGTACTCCATCGTGCGCAGCAAGCGCTGGGCCGATCTACGCCACGACCCGCGTGTCGCTGTCGTCGTCGACTCGGGCGAGGGGTACGACGAACTGCGCGGGGTCGAGCTGTCAGGCGCCGTGGAGTTCGTGGGCGAGATCCCCCGCACCGGAGAACCGTGCGCTGAACTCGGCGCGTCGGAAGCGTTGTTCGCCCGCAAGAACTTCGGTCTGGAGGCAATGCCGCACGACGGCCGGCATGCGTGGATCCGCCTGACACCTACGAAGACCGTTTCCTGGGACTTCCGTAAGCTGTAA
- a CDS encoding hydrophobic protein, with translation MVPLLIVLLLALLLFGVGFAVKILWWVAVAVLVLWLLGFVMRSSTAGGGRGRWYRW, from the coding sequence ATGGTTCCCCTGCTGATTGTTCTGCTTCTCGCCCTGCTCCTGTTCGGTGTCGGCTTCGCCGTCAAGATTCTCTGGTGGGTCGCCGTCGCCGTCCTGGTGCTGTGGCTTCTCGGCTTCGTCATGCGCTCCAGCACCGCGGGTGGCGGCCGAGGTCGCTGGTACCGATGGTGA
- a CDS encoding YihY/virulence factor BrkB family protein, with protein sequence MDDADGHTARWWVALRRTPVAVWNDDVTDWAAALTYYAVLAVFPLLLVVLSILGLAMPTAKPEVIDRMTQAVPVESRALLRSTLREMAGQSSAAWTLIFVGGTGALWSGWSYLSVFRRAMYAMHRIDADRPVWRTAPRILVTALVLVTLLLTSTLALLLTGSLARRLSGALDLGTELQSAWDTLRWSVIAVVAVTLVLVLYRSGPSLARPVSRMAPGGTLAVILLLAVSLGFALYTSHVSTYDRLYGSLAGIVVFLVWLWLSNLALLVGAQFNAELAKPSQRK encoded by the coding sequence ATGGATGATGCAGACGGTCATACGGCTCGATGGTGGGTGGCGTTGCGCCGCACGCCGGTGGCCGTGTGGAACGACGACGTCACGGACTGGGCCGCCGCACTGACCTATTACGCGGTACTGGCCGTGTTCCCGTTGCTGCTGGTGGTCCTCTCGATCCTCGGTCTGGCCATGCCCACGGCCAAGCCGGAGGTCATCGACCGTATGACCCAAGCCGTCCCGGTCGAGTCCCGCGCTCTGCTGCGCAGCACCCTGCGGGAGATGGCAGGGCAGTCCTCGGCGGCATGGACGTTGATCTTTGTCGGAGGAACCGGAGCCCTGTGGTCGGGATGGAGCTATCTGAGCGTCTTCCGCCGGGCGATGTACGCCATGCACCGCATCGACGCGGACAGGCCGGTCTGGCGTACCGCTCCGCGCATCCTCGTGACGGCCCTGGTCCTGGTCACCCTGCTCCTCACGTCGACCCTCGCGCTGCTGCTCACGGGCAGCCTGGCCCGGCGTCTGAGCGGGGCGCTGGATCTGGGTACCGAACTCCAGTCCGCGTGGGACACACTGCGGTGGTCGGTCATAGCCGTGGTCGCCGTCACCCTGGTGCTCGTGCTGTACCGTTCGGGCCCATCACTGGCTCGCCCTGTCAGCCGGATGGCACCCGGCGGCACATTGGCGGTGATCCTTCTGCTCGCAGTCTCTCTCGGCTTCGCCCTCTACACGTCGCACGTCAGCACCTACGACCGTCTGTACGGCTCGCTGGCCGGCATCGTGGTCTTCCTGGTCTGGCTGTGGCTGTCCAACCTGGCGCTGCTTGTCGGCGCCCAGTTCAACGCGGAGTTGGCCAAGCCATCGCAGAGGAAATGA
- a CDS encoding RNA polymerase sigma factor SigF produces the protein MTTTVQTAEQRVDVPEIADPSKVAPKDARELSKVFFSQLAVLEEGTPEYQYARNTLIEMNMSLVRYAAGRFRSRGPEEMEDIVQVGMIGLIKAIDRFELSREVEFASFAVPYIVGEIKRFFRDTSWAVHVPRRLQEARVQLARANEELHTRLGRTPTIGELSELMCLPVEEVVEAQLASNGYRSASLDAAIGGGEDGEAALADFIGDEDAALGLVEDFHALAPMIAELNERDRQIIHWRFVDELTQAQIGERLGVSQMHVSRLITRLLARLREGMLSTH, from the coding sequence ATGACGACGACCGTGCAGACCGCCGAGCAGAGGGTGGACGTCCCCGAGATCGCAGACCCGTCCAAGGTCGCGCCGAAGGACGCGCGGGAGTTGTCAAAGGTGTTCTTCAGCCAGCTGGCGGTGCTGGAGGAGGGCACGCCCGAATACCAGTACGCGCGCAACACGCTGATCGAGATGAACATGTCCCTCGTCCGCTACGCGGCCGGCCGGTTCCGCAGCCGCGGTCCGGAGGAGATGGAGGACATCGTCCAGGTCGGGATGATCGGCCTGATCAAGGCGATCGACCGCTTCGAACTGTCCCGTGAGGTGGAGTTCGCCTCGTTCGCCGTCCCGTACATCGTCGGCGAGATCAAGCGGTTCTTCCGCGACACCTCCTGGGCCGTCCATGTGCCCCGGCGTCTGCAGGAGGCCCGCGTCCAACTGGCGCGCGCCAACGAGGAACTGCACACCCGGCTGGGTCGGACACCGACGATCGGTGAACTGTCCGAGCTGATGTGCCTTCCGGTGGAGGAGGTCGTCGAGGCCCAACTGGCCTCCAACGGGTACCGGTCGGCCTCCCTCGACGCGGCGATCGGCGGCGGCGAGGACGGCGAGGCCGCGCTGGCGGACTTCATCGGAGACGAGGACGCGGCCCTCGGACTGGTCGAGGACTTCCACGCGCTCGCACCGATGATCGCCGAACTGAACGAACGCGACCGGCAGATCATCCACTGGCGCTTCGTCGACGAACTCACCCAGGCCCAGATCGGCGAACGCCTCGGTGTCTCCCAGATGCATGTCTCGCGGCTCATCACACGCCTCCTGGCCCGACTGCGCGAAGGCATGCTCAGCACCCACTGA
- a CDS encoding DUF1330 domain-containing protein, which yields MPAYAIAHLQAAAPHPDIAEYVERVPATFEPYGGRFLVHFAQHEVKEGSWPGNVVVIGFPGITEARTWWDSPAYQEIAPLRSRHIQGDIILVEGVPEGYDPTGPAKALREALSTE from the coding sequence ATGCCCGCCTACGCCATAGCTCATCTGCAAGCCGCCGCCCCGCATCCGGACATCGCCGAGTACGTCGAGCGCGTCCCCGCCACCTTCGAGCCGTACGGCGGACGCTTCCTCGTGCATTTCGCACAGCACGAGGTGAAGGAAGGCAGCTGGCCCGGCAACGTCGTGGTGATCGGCTTTCCCGGGATCACCGAGGCTCGGACATGGTGGGACTCACCCGCGTACCAGGAGATCGCACCCCTGCGCTCACGGCACATCCAGGGCGACATCATCCTGGTCGAGGGCGTCCCCGAAGGCTACGACCCGACCGGCCCCGCCAAGGCCCTGCGGGAAGCCCTGAGCACCGAGTAG
- a CDS encoding phospholipase D-like domain-containing protein, translating to MPAPPARGTAPDAAARKRRLRRRLERLIGVAATEGNELLPLRNGDEIFPAMLGAIRSAQHTIDMMTFVYWRGQIAHDFAAALADRARAGVRVRLLLDGFGAKRIERRLLDLMSTAGVDVAWFRKPAWLSPFKQNHRCHRKALIVDEHTAFTGGVGIAEEWCGNARNPAEWRDTHVRVRGPAVDGIAAAFAQNWAECHDELFDDRDRFTEHQQAGSSVVQVVRGSASIGWQDMQTLMRVVLGSAEESFRLATAYFAPDPYFVDLLCETARRGVRVEILLPGPHTDQRACQLAGQHHYTCLLQAGVHIRQYQPTMMHAKIVTVDSVASLIGSTNFNRRSMDHDEEVMLAVLDEEFTAELERDYEADLKHSVDIDITRWRRRTMLQRVKEAAVKPIRRFL from the coding sequence ATACCTGCACCCCCTGCTCGCGGCACCGCGCCCGACGCAGCAGCACGCAAACGGCGCCTACGCCGTCGCCTGGAGCGACTGATCGGCGTGGCCGCCACCGAAGGCAATGAGCTGTTGCCCCTGCGCAACGGAGACGAGATCTTCCCCGCGATGCTCGGTGCGATCCGTTCGGCTCAGCACACCATCGACATGATGACGTTCGTGTACTGGCGGGGACAGATCGCCCACGACTTCGCCGCCGCGCTGGCCGATCGCGCCCGCGCGGGGGTGCGTGTACGACTGCTGCTCGACGGCTTCGGGGCCAAGAGGATCGAGCGGCGTCTACTGGACCTCATGAGCACCGCGGGAGTGGATGTCGCCTGGTTCCGCAAACCCGCCTGGCTGTCGCCGTTCAAGCAGAACCACCGCTGCCACCGCAAGGCCCTCATCGTCGACGAGCACACCGCCTTCACCGGCGGCGTCGGCATCGCGGAGGAATGGTGCGGCAATGCGCGCAACCCCGCCGAGTGGCGGGACACCCATGTCCGGGTACGCGGTCCCGCCGTCGACGGCATCGCGGCCGCGTTCGCGCAGAACTGGGCGGAGTGCCACGACGAACTCTTCGACGACCGTGACCGCTTCACGGAACACCAGCAGGCCGGCTCGTCGGTGGTACAGGTCGTTCGCGGCTCGGCGAGCATCGGCTGGCAGGACATGCAGACCCTCATGCGCGTCGTGCTCGGCTCCGCCGAGGAGAGTTTCCGGCTGGCCACCGCCTACTTCGCCCCTGACCCCTATTTCGTCGACCTGCTGTGCGAAACAGCCCGGCGCGGCGTTCGTGTCGAGATCCTGTTGCCCGGGCCTCACACCGATCAGCGCGCCTGCCAGCTCGCCGGTCAGCACCACTACACGTGTCTGTTGCAGGCAGGCGTGCACATCCGTCAGTACCAGCCGACCATGATGCACGCCAAGATCGTCACCGTGGACTCGGTCGCCTCTCTCATCGGTTCCACCAATTTCAACCGTCGGTCCATGGACCACGACGAAGAGGTGATGCTCGCCGTGCTGGACGAGGAGTTCACCGCCGAACTCGAACGGGATTACGAGGCAGACCTCAAGCACAGCGTGGACATCGACATCACTCGATGGAGACGCCGAACCATGCTGCAACGCGTGAAGGAAGCCGCAGTCAAACCGATCCGGCGCTTCCTGTGA
- a CDS encoding nitroreductase family deazaflavin-dependent oxidoreductase: MSHQRPRPKQLDSPLLPRLFKYMAKVQVWCYRRTRGRLGGTWRMAAGFRKPAPVLLLDHRGRKSGRLYTTPLLYMADGPDTVVVASQGGLPKNPQWYANLRSHPDTHVQIRAERRPVRARTADARERSRLWPLLLEVYADFELYQAWTEREIPVVILQPRTAE; this comes from the coding sequence GTGTCACACCAGCGTCCACGGCCCAAGCAACTGGACTCCCCGCTGCTGCCGAGACTCTTCAAGTACATGGCCAAGGTCCAGGTGTGGTGCTACCGACGCACCCGTGGCCGGCTCGGCGGGACGTGGCGCATGGCCGCCGGCTTCCGCAAGCCCGCGCCTGTACTGCTCCTCGACCATCGCGGTCGTAAGTCCGGCAGGCTCTACACCACGCCGCTGCTCTACATGGCCGATGGGCCGGACACTGTTGTCGTGGCCTCCCAGGGCGGTCTCCCCAAGAACCCTCAGTGGTACGCCAACCTGCGCTCCCACCCCGACACCCATGTGCAGATCCGCGCCGAGCGGAGACCTGTTCGCGCCCGGACCGCGGATGCGCGGGAACGCTCGCGTCTCTGGCCTCTGCTGTTGGAGGTCTACGCCGACTTCGAGTTGTACCAGGCATGGACCGAACGCGAGATCCCGGTGGTGATCCTCCAACCCCGCACCGCTGAATGA
- a CDS encoding NAD(P)-dependent oxidoreductase: MTSTTVKNPRIAVLGLGEAGGVIATDLVTAGVYVRGYDPRIAAPPGVVDTGSEAEAVTGSDLVLSVNSASDAEDALRAGLTSVSPGCLWADLNTASPALKRHLGEIAGATGIEFADVSLMATVPGRGLRTPMLVSGVGAGRYAATLSLLCANVDVDVDVLDGPAGLAAERKLLRSVFYKGLAAAVVEALDAARAAGCEDWLRQAISEELTHTDATTLDRLVRGSHLHAVRRTAEMQAAADMLGDLDVPPLIATASRDLLHRLSRRDEHTERRLSP, translated from the coding sequence ATGACTTCCACCACCGTCAAGAACCCGCGCATCGCGGTACTCGGTCTGGGAGAGGCGGGCGGCGTCATCGCGACAGACCTCGTCACCGCGGGCGTGTACGTGCGCGGGTACGACCCCAGGATCGCGGCACCGCCGGGAGTAGTGGACACCGGCAGTGAGGCGGAAGCGGTCACGGGCAGCGATCTCGTCCTCAGTGTCAACAGTGCTTCCGACGCCGAGGACGCCCTCCGGGCGGGTCTGACGAGCGTGTCTCCCGGCTGCCTCTGGGCCGACCTCAACACCGCGTCGCCCGCGTTGAAGCGACACCTCGGCGAGATCGCCGGGGCGACCGGCATCGAATTCGCCGACGTGTCCTTGATGGCGACCGTGCCCGGCAGGGGTCTACGGACACCCATGCTCGTCTCCGGCGTCGGGGCGGGCCGCTACGCCGCGACGCTCAGCCTCCTGTGCGCGAACGTGGACGTGGACGTGGACGTACTCGACGGACCGGCCGGCCTGGCAGCCGAACGCAAGCTGTTGCGCAGCGTGTTCTACAAGGGCCTGGCGGCGGCCGTGGTCGAGGCTCTCGACGCGGCGCGGGCCGCGGGCTGCGAGGACTGGCTGCGGCAGGCCATCTCCGAGGAACTGACCCATACGGACGCCACCACCCTGGACCGGCTGGTCCGGGGCAGCCACCTGCACGCCGTACGCCGGACCGCCGAAATGCAGGCCGCCGCCGACATGCTCGGTGACCTCGATGTGCCCCCGCTGATCGCCACGGCCAGCAGAGACCTGCTGCATCGACTGTCCCGCCGGGATGAACACACGGAGCGACGCCTCTCTCCGTGA
- a CDS encoding DUF6282 family protein: MADRPATHPTPSDRSRALVAGAYDIHVHIAPDLMKRRVDDLTLAARFTEVGLDGFVLKSHYVPTTERAEVVRRATPGFGAVGAITLNGSVGGMNPIAVEIAGRGGAQFVWLPTVDSANERACTADSPEGATPPMWVQLQNELRDAGMTVEPVEVVGPNGVVSAITRQVLRVIAAHDMTLATGHLHSDEIAAVVDAAAEEGVRRIVVTHPEFTSQRVGVERQRELAARGALLERCFTTPYTGKVSWELWLENIRAVGPEHSVLSSDLGQPFNPPVEDGLPLLADRLLAADFTEQEIHTMAVDNTRWLAGVTKDRPRP, from the coding sequence ATGGCCGACCGACCAGCCACGCACCCGACACCCTCGGACCGTTCCCGCGCGCTCGTCGCGGGGGCCTACGACATCCACGTCCACATCGCACCCGACCTGATGAAGCGCCGCGTCGACGATCTGACCCTCGCGGCCCGCTTCACCGAGGTCGGTCTCGACGGGTTCGTACTGAAGTCCCACTACGTCCCGACGACGGAACGGGCCGAAGTGGTTCGCCGTGCCACCCCCGGGTTCGGTGCGGTCGGAGCGATCACGTTGAACGGCTCGGTGGGTGGGATGAACCCGATCGCCGTGGAGATCGCCGGTCGCGGCGGCGCACAGTTCGTCTGGCTGCCGACCGTGGACAGCGCCAACGAACGGGCCTGTACGGCGGACAGCCCCGAGGGCGCCACGCCACCCATGTGGGTTCAGCTCCAGAACGAGTTGCGGGACGCCGGCATGACGGTCGAGCCGGTCGAGGTGGTCGGTCCCAACGGCGTGGTGTCGGCGATCACCCGTCAGGTGCTCAGGGTGATCGCGGCGCACGACATGACGCTCGCCACCGGCCATCTCCACTCCGACGAGATCGCCGCCGTCGTGGACGCCGCGGCCGAGGAGGGCGTACGCCGGATCGTCGTCACCCACCCGGAGTTCACCTCGCAACGGGTGGGCGTCGAACGCCAACGCGAGCTCGCCGCCCGGGGCGCCCTGCTGGAGCGGTGCTTCACCACTCCGTACACCGGCAAGGTCTCCTGGGAGCTGTGGCTGGAGAACATCCGGGCGGTCGGCCCGGAGCACTCCGTGCTCTCCAGCGATCTCGGACAGCCCTTCAACCCGCCGGTGGAGGACGGCCTGCCGCTGCTGGCCGACCGGCTGCTGGCCGCGGACTTCACCGAGCAAGAGATACACACCATGGCCGTGGACAACACCCGCTGGCTCGCCGGTGTGACCAAGGACCGGCCGCGGCCATGA
- a CDS encoding CsbD family protein encodes MTAGEKAKAKIEQAEGKAEKVVGSAIGNERMVAEGQAAKSTGVAREAKEKMKDIFKR; translated from the coding sequence ATGACTGCCGGCGAAAAGGCCAAGGCAAAGATCGAGCAGGCCGAGGGAAAGGCCGAGAAAGTCGTGGGAAGTGCCATCGGTAACGAACGCATGGTGGCCGAGGGGCAGGCAGCAAAGAGCACGGGTGTTGCCCGTGAGGCCAAGGAAAAGATGAAGGACATCTTCAAGCGCTGA
- a CDS encoding GntR family transcriptional regulator, whose product MSAVRRVPAGSDPVVEAIRGAIVSGEYVPDQRLVEADLAERFAAGRAAVRSALIQLGNEGLVERIPNRGARVRAVSLAEAIEITEVRMVIEGLCAAKAARRVTGAEIMELREIRERMAAAVGAGAVVTYSELNHRLHRRMLEMSGQRTAEGVIERLRGQSVRHRFRLAMRPGRPSVSLPEHLAIIDALCGRDPDAAERAARNHLGSVIRALRDTGNSTSIPVS is encoded by the coding sequence GTGTCGGCTGTGCGCAGAGTCCCGGCCGGGTCCGACCCGGTCGTGGAGGCGATCCGTGGGGCGATCGTGAGCGGGGAGTACGTCCCGGACCAACGGCTTGTGGAGGCCGATCTGGCGGAGCGGTTCGCGGCCGGCCGCGCGGCTGTGCGCTCCGCGCTGATCCAGTTGGGCAACGAGGGGCTGGTGGAGCGCATCCCGAACCGGGGCGCCCGGGTGCGCGCGGTATCCCTGGCCGAGGCGATCGAGATCACCGAGGTGCGGATGGTGATCGAGGGGCTCTGTGCGGCCAAGGCCGCGCGGCGGGTGACCGGGGCGGAGATCATGGAATTGCGTGAGATACGCGAACGGATGGCCGCTGCGGTCGGGGCCGGTGCGGTGGTGACCTACTCGGAGCTGAACCACCGACTGCACCGCCGGATGCTGGAGATGAGCGGACAGCGCACCGCCGAGGGCGTGATCGAGCGGCTGCGGGGGCAGTCGGTTCGGCACCGGTTCCGGCTCGCCATGCGGCCGGGGCGTCCGTCCGTCTCGCTGCCGGAGCATCTCGCGATCATCGACGCCCTCTGCGGTCGCGATCCCGACGCCGCCGAACGCGCTGCCCGAAACCACCTCGGGAGCGTGATCCGTGCCCTACGAGACACGGGCAACTCGACTTCCATTCCTGTGAGTTGA
- a CDS encoding MHYT domain-containing protein yields the protein MTATVSNFHYGAVTPVAAYLMACLGAALGLRCTTRSLRRPHRRAGWLALGAVAIGCGIWTMHFIAMIGFSVQGALVSYDPTKTLLSLGVAIAVVAVGVFLVGYRGGSAVNLGVAGTVTGIGVAAMHYLGMAAIHTTGGLHYDTWTVALSVVIAVAAATAALWAAVSIHKLWASLGASLVMGVAVTGMHYTGMAAVSVHLTGQSAVSQSSTSLLSFLLAMLAGPLTVLLIAGAIVMFDPDMMLGDDEWDRPAYPPHGTGSDFPAHRPAQPSQPYSS from the coding sequence ATGACCGCAACCGTCTCCAACTTCCACTACGGTGCCGTGACCCCCGTGGCCGCCTACCTGATGGCCTGTCTCGGCGCGGCACTTGGGCTGCGGTGCACGACACGGTCGCTGCGCCGCCCCCACCGCAGAGCCGGCTGGCTGGCGTTGGGTGCCGTGGCGATCGGCTGCGGCATCTGGACCATGCACTTCATCGCCATGATCGGTTTCAGCGTCCAGGGCGCTCTGGTCAGCTACGACCCGACGAAGACGCTCCTCAGCCTCGGGGTCGCGATCGCCGTCGTCGCGGTCGGCGTCTTCCTCGTCGGCTATCGGGGCGGCTCAGCGGTGAACCTGGGTGTGGCGGGCACGGTCACCGGGATCGGAGTCGCCGCCATGCACTACCTCGGCATGGCCGCCATCCACACCACCGGCGGCCTGCACTACGACACCTGGACCGTGGCCCTGTCCGTCGTGATCGCCGTCGCCGCAGCCACTGCGGCGCTCTGGGCGGCGGTCTCCATCCACAAGCTCTGGGCGAGCCTTGGCGCGAGTCTGGTCATGGGGGTGGCCGTGACCGGTATGCACTACACCGGTATGGCCGCGGTCTCCGTCCACCTCACCGGCCAGTCCGCCGTCTCACAGTCGTCCACCAGCCTGTTGTCGTTCCTCCTGGCCATGCTCGCCGGCCCGCTCACCGTGCTCCTGATCGCCGGCGCGATCGTCATGTTCGACCCCGACATGATGCTCGGCGACGACGAATGGGACCGGCCGGCGTACCCGCCCCACGGCACTGGGTCCGACTTCCCCGCACACCGGCCCGCACAGCCGTCACAGCCGTACAGCTCCTGA